Proteins encoded by one window of Lemur catta isolate mLemCat1 chromosome 12, mLemCat1.pri, whole genome shotgun sequence:
- the AK6 gene encoding adenylate kinase isoenzyme 6, with protein MLLPNILLTGTPGVGKTTLGKELASRSGLKYINVGDLAKEGQLYDGYDEEYDCPMLDEDRVVDELDNQMTEGGVIVDYHGCDFFPERWFHAVFVLRTNTNELYKRLETRGYNEKKLKDNIECEIFQVLYEEAAASYKEEIVHQLPSNNPEELESNINQILKWIEQWVKVHNA; from the exons ATGTTGCTTCCGAACATCCTGCTCACGG GTACACCTGGGGTTGGAAAAACCACACTAGGCAAAGAACTTGCTTCAAGATCAGGACTGAAATACATTAATGTGGGTGATTTAGCTAAAGAAG GGCAGTTGTATGATGGCTATGATGAAGAGTATGATTGTCCCATGTTAGATGAAGATAGA GTAGTTGATGAGTTAGATAACCAAATGACAGAAGGTGGCGTTATTGTTGACTACCATGGTTGTGATTTCTTCCCTGAACGCTGGTTTCATGCTGTTTTTGTGCTGCGAACAAATACCAATGAATTGTACAAAAGACTTGAAACAAG GGGTTACaatgagaagaaattaaaagacaatattGAGTGTGAGATTTTTCAAGTTCTTTATGAAGAAGCCGCAGCATCCTATAAGGAAGAAATCGTGCATCAGCTGCCCAGCAATAACCCAGAAGAGCTAGAAAGTAATATAAATCAGATCTTGAAATGGATTGAGCAGTGGGTGAAAGTTCATAACGCTTGA
- the TAF9 gene encoding transcription initiation factor TFIID subunit 9, which translates to MESGKMASPKGMPKDAQMMAQILKDMGITEYEPRVINQMLEFAFRYVTTILDDAKIYSSHAKKATVDADDVRLAIQCRADQSFTSPPPRDFLLDIARQRNQTPLPLIKPYSGPRLPPDRYCLTAPNYRLKSLQKKASTSAGRITVPRLSVGSVTSRPSTPTLGTPTPQTMSVSTKVGTPMSLTGQRFTVQMPASQSPAVKASIPATSAVQNVLINPSLIGSKNILITTNMVSSQNAANESSNALKRKREDDDDDDDDDDDDYDNL; encoded by the coding sequence ATGGAGTCTGGCAAGATGGCTTCTCCCAAGGGCATGCCGAAAGATGCACAGATGATGGCACAAATCCTGAAGGATATGGGGATTACAGAATATGAGCCAAGAGTTATAAATCAGATGTTGGAGTTTGCCTTCCGATATGTGACCACAATTCTAGATGATGCAAAAATTTATTCAAGCCATGCTAAGAAAGCTACTGTTGATGCAGATGATGTGCGATTGGCAATCCAGTGTCGCGCTGACCAGTCTTTTACTTCTCCTCCCCCAAGAGATTTTTTATTAGATATTGCAAGGCAAAGAAATCAGACCCCTTTGCCATTGATCAAGCCATATTCAGGCCCTAGATTGCCACCTGATAGGTACTGCTTAACAGCTCCAAACTATAGGCTTAAGTCTTTACAGAAAAAGGCATCTACTTCTGCAGGAAGAATAACAGTGCCTCGGTTAAGTGTTGGTTCAGTTACTAGCAGACCAAGTACTCCCACCCTAGGCACACCAACCCCACAAACCATGTCTGTTTCAACTAAAGTGGGGACCCCAATGTCCCTCACAGGGCAAAGGTTTACAGTACAGATGCCTGCCTCACAGTCCCCAGCTGTAAAAGCATCAATTCCTGCAACATCAGCAGTTCAGAATGTTCTGATTAATCCATCATTAATTGGGTCCAAAAACATTCTTATTACTACTAATATGGTGTCATCACAAAATGCTGCCAATGAATCATCAAATGCATTGAAAAGAAAGcgtgaagatgatgatgatgatgatgacgatgacgaTGATGACTATGATAATTTGTAA